The genomic window TTCCTGTGGGCGGTCAGTGACGCGCCCGAGTTTTCGGACGACGCGCGCGAAATATTCGCGGATCCAGACAACGAAATCTTCCTGAGTTCAGTCTCCGCGTGGGAGATCGCTGTAAAATATGCTTTGGGCAGGCTGCCTCTGCCGGAACCTCCGGGACGTTTCGTTCCGCTCCAGCGCAAGCAACATGGCATCGATCCGTTGCAGCTCGATGAAGAAGCCGCTCTG from Candidatus Binatia bacterium includes these protein-coding regions:
- a CDS encoding type II toxin-antitoxin system VapC family toxin, with product MDTATFLWAVSDAPEFSDDAREIFADPDNEIFLSSVSAWEIAVKYALGRLPLPEPPGRFVPLQRKQHGIDPLQLDEEAAL